Proteins from a single region of Drosophila biarmipes strain raj3 chromosome 3R, RU_DBia_V1.1, whole genome shotgun sequence:
- the LOC108026180 gene encoding peripheral-type benzodiazepine receptor-associated protein 1 isoform X15 — MHLCEFPSANVEEENRRPEKAAAAASKKQKHKQLKSRPRGSHSMPYESMHHHQSAAAAVAAGTAPNGMLDALSLQLRDAEMRRTEIERAHQETLAQIRNLSGSARPDAEAVENLQSRARELEKKVALENVRCEELQIELTSALKAKQASRSVCSGMGSMSSGAGATIPTSASSSTVTWAPTISHQDQGSEIDIIMAKIEQDNRVLAELEQPRTSASASMSALPPSSMMSTVNSEFRTISKSELEEELNRYKRAVLGGGGGSGGGISALSSGYSSLPQSLASTLPNGGGGASTSLSGTSLGSHSVAAAAALAASSSAGSGGGAGGGGGGGGGVGGGLSSISALVPNSISGISSSLSSHAIQSMQYGAGQTSVEKLLSGTSGITGIPPLPVNIHTMKAMPTALSQRGTIQLYNLQSTTMPLLSLNSHNLPPGASTSYSGLGAGGGSSLTHPSMANLGLLDTGALLGVGSAGLGGLSGMGPGGGGITGATSLYGLSGGGGGGAGGLGSSYGPPFLDVASSASYPFTAAALRQASKMKMLDEIDIPLTRYNRSSPCSPIPPSNWGLDEFTDGLSVSMMHNRGGLALGALDLDTRNHGLNGASEPQVDMLDIPGKGRCCVFIARFPYDPPDVHNQFSSMPCREAEGELSLCAGDYLLVWTSGEPQGGYLDAELLDGRRGLVPASFVQRLVGDDLLEFHQAVLSTLRDAEDGSMQCDTTSLPSLPPHNPLLTHTHEDLARLSETHTDLEHDQDDISDNVPAPKHLTLERQLNKSVLIGWSPPEPVGYNLIDSYHVYVDGVLKVTVKANERTRALIEGVDSTRPHRISVRSVTQNRQTSRDAACTMIIGRDTAHLGPSAVRASHITCSSAVISWLPANSNHQHVVCVNNVEVRTVKPGMYRHTITGLAPSTQYRVTVRAKHLRAVGQHAANPMGQTGVTGRPGQEEAPGAYADFRTLTKGLPDPPQEIQLEAGPQDGTILVTWQPVNRPTSTGPVTGYAVYADGKKVTDINSPTGDHALIDIGKLGVFNPRAVTIRTKSRDSQSADSAPILIPNTVRNAVARRVPNQMGMGPQLPQGPHGMAGVQQQMGGIPGQPGLQGQHMMGQQDQGQYDPNQMQQQQGMQPQPGQPGHQPDGGSGLLGGLLGGLFSKPTQNQVNQNGYQPGAPGTQRGMVPIPGRAQGPQQQQQQQPYGPQGPMGGPRFRGPVPGQLNMQGQQMQGQMQGQMQGQMQGQMPGQMPGQMPGQMPGQMQGQMPGQMPGQIPGQMMGPRGPLNQQQQQQQQMQQGQMMPGQQPGQPGQAGQPGQPGQPGQMPGAQKKPRYFVAMFDYDPSTMSPNPDGCDEELPFQEGDTIKVFGDKDADGFYWGELRGRRGYVPHNMVSEVEDTTASMTAGGQMPGQMGQSQGVGVGGTAQVMPGQGAPQQSMRNVSRDRWGDIYANMPVKRMIALYDYDPQELSPNVDAERRESQAGGGLMGGIFGSLGFTQHVVAPKEREVTTN; from the exons TCGTCCGAGGGGCAGCCACAGCATGCCGTACGAGTCGATGCACCATCATCAGTCGGCGGCCGCTGCCGTGGCCGCTGGCACCGCCCCCAACGGAATGCTGGACGCCCTCAGCCTGCAGCTGCGCGACGCGGAGATGCGACGCACGGAGATCGAGCGGGCGCATCAG GAAACCCTGGCACAAATACGCAATCTGAGCGGAAGCGCACGTCCCGATGCCGAGGCGGTGGAGAATCTGCAGTCGAGGGCCCGGGAACTGGAAAAGAAG GTTGCGCTGGAGAACGTGCGCTGCGAGGAGTTGCAAATCGAACTGACCTCGGCTCTGAAGGCCAAACAGGCATCCCGCTCGGTCTGCTCCGGAATGGGCAGCATGTCCTCCGGCGCCGGCGCCACCATTCCTACATCGGCCAGCAGCTCCACCGTCACTTGGGCACCGACAATCAGCCACCAGGACCAAGGCTCCGAGATCGATATCATAATGGCAAAGATTGAGCAG GATAATCGCGTGCTGGCCGAGCTGGAGCAGCCTCGCACCTCGGCCAGCGCCAGCATGTCAGCATTGCCGCCCAGTTCCATGATGAGCACGGTAAATAGCGAATTTAGAACCATATCAAAGAGTG AACTCGAAGAAGAACTGAACCGTTACAAAAGGGCCGTTctgggcggcggtggcggaaGCGGGGGCGGCATCTCGGCCCTCTCCTCCGGCTACTCGAGCCTCCCACAGTCGCTGGCCTCCACGCTGCCCAACGGTGGGGGCGGGGCCAGCACCAGCCTGAGCGGCACCAGCCTCGGCTCGCACAGCgtggccgccgctgctgccctcgccgcctcctcctcggcaGGATCGGGGGGCGGGgcaggaggcggaggcggcggcggcggcggggtCGGGGGCGGCCTGTCATCCATATCGGCCCTGGTGCCCAACTCAATCAGCGGCATATCCTCGAGCCTGAGCAGCCATGCCATACAATCCATGCAGTACGGCGCCGGGCAGACGTCCGTGGAGAAGCTGCTGAGCGGAACTAGTGGAATCACTGGCATTCCACCCCTGCCGGTAAATATTCACACGATGAAGGCTATGCCGACGGCATTAAGTCAG CGCGGAACAATACAGCTGTACAATTTGCAGAGCACAACCATGCCCCTCCTGTCACTCAACTCGCATAACCTGCCTCCGGGTGCCTCCACCAGCTACTCGGGACTGGGCGCCGGCGGCGGCTCCTCGCTGACGCACCCCTCGATGGCCAATCTGGGCCTGCTGGACACCGGCGCCCTTCTGGGCGTGGGCTCTGCCGGCCTGGGCGGTTTGAGCGGAATGGGACCCGGTGGCGGTGGCATCACCGGAGCCACCTCACTGTACGGATTgagcggcggcggtggcggaggAGCCGGTGGCCTGGGCAGCTCCTATGGCCCGCCCTTCCTGGACGTTGCCTCGAGCGCCTCGTACCCGTTCACCGCCGCTGCCCTGCGACAGGCCTCCAAGATGAAGATGCTGGACGAGATCGATATACCGCTGACGCGGTACAACCGCAGCTCGCCCTGCTCACCCATCCCGCCCAGCAATTGGGGACTGGACGAGTTCACCGACGGCCTCAGCGTCTCCATGATGCACAACCGCGGCGGCCTGGCTCTGGGTGCTCTGGATCTGGACA CTCGCAATCATGGCCTAAATGGAGCCAGCGAACCGCAGGTGGATATGCTCGACATTCCCGGAAAGGGCCGCTGCTGTGTGTTCATAGCCCGTTTTCCCTACGATCCTCCAGA TGTACATAATCAATTCTCTTCCATGCCTTGCAGGGAGGCTGAGGGCGAGCTCTCCCTGTGCGCCGGCGACTATCTGCTGGTGTGGACCAGCGGGGAGCCCCAAGGTGGCTACCTGGACGCGGAGCTGCTGGACGGGCGACGTGGCCTCGTGCCGGCCTCCTTTGTGCAGCGTTTAGTGG GCGACGACCTCCTGGAGTTCCACCAAGCGGTGCTGTCCACACTGCGCGACGCCGAAGATGGGTCGATGCAGTGCGACACCACGTCGCTGCCCTCCTTGCCGCCGCACAACCCATTGCTCACACACACCCACGAGGATCTGGCCCGCTTGAGTGAGACGCACACCGATCTGGAGCAcgaccaggacgatatcagcGACAATG TTCCAGCACCCAAGCACTTGACGCTGGAACGGCAGCTGAACAAGAGCGTGCTCATTGGCTGGTCGCCGCCGGAGCCAGTGGGCTACAACCTCATCGACAGCTACCACGTCTACGTGGACGGCGTGCTCAAGGTCACCGTGAAGGCCAACGAACGCACACGCGCCTTGATCGAGGGCGTTGACTCCACGCGG CCGCATCGCATCAGCGTGCGGAGCGTGACCCAGAACCGGCAGACCTCGCGGGACGCCGCCTGCACGATGATCATCGGGCGGGACACCGCCCACCTGGGCCCCTCGGCGGTGCGCGCCTCTCACATAACCTGTTCCTCGGCGGTCATCTCGTGGCTGCCGGCCAACTCGAACCACCAGCACGTGGTGTGTGTGAACAATGTGGAGGTGCGCACCGTCAAGCCGGGCATGTACAGGCACACGATCACGGGCTTGGCGCCGAGCACCCAGTACCGGGTGACCGTGCGGGCCAAGCACCTGCGGGCCGTGGGCCAACATGCCGCCAATCCGATGGGCCAGACGGGAGTCACCGGCAGGCCGGGCCAGGAGGAGGCGCCAGGAGCGTACGCCGACTTCCGGACCCTGACCAAGGGCCTGCCAGATCCGCCGCAGGAGATACAGCTGGAGGCCGGCCCGCAGGACGGTACCATTCTGGTGACATGGCAGCCGGTTAACAGGCCCACCTCGACGGGGCCTGTAACCGGCTATGCTGTGTACGCCGATGGTAAGAAGGTCACCGACATCAACTCGCCCACCGGCGACCATGCCCTCATCGACATCGGCAAGCTGGGCGTCTTCAATCCGCGCGCCGTCACCATCCGCACCAAATCCAGGGACTCCCAGTCGGCGGACAGTGCGCCCATCTTGATACCAA ATACTGTTCGCAATGCCGTGGCCCGGAGGGTCCCGAACCAGATGGGCATGGGTCCGCAGTTGCCGCAGGGACCGCACGGGATGGCCGGggtgcagcagcagatgggcgGCATTCCCGGGCAGCCGGGTCTGCAGGGTCAGCACATGATGGGCCAGCAGGATCAGGGGCAGTACGACCCCAAccagatgcagcagcagcagggcaTGCAGCCACAGCCGGGGCAGCCGGGTCACCAG CCCGACGGAGGCTCCGGCTTGTTAGGTGGCCTGCTCGGTGGCCTCTTCTCGAAACCCACACAGAATCAAGTGAACCAGAAT GGCTATCAACCAGGTGCTCCAGGAACGCAAAGGGGCATGGTGCCGATCCCGGGAAGAGCCCAGGGAccccagcaacagcagcagcagcaaccctATGGACCTCAGGGTCCCATGGGTGGGCCACGTTTTCGAGGACCAGTTCCTGGCCAGCTTAATATGCAAGGTCAGCAGATGCAGGGTCAGATGCAGGGGCAGATGCAAGGGCAAATGCAAGGGCAGATGCCAGGTCAAATGCCTGGACAGATGCCTGGTCAGATGCCGGGTCAGATGCAGGGGCAGATGCCTGGTCAAATGCCTGGTCAGATACCCGGCCAGATGATGGGACCACGAGGACCACTGaaccaacagcaacagcagcagcagcaaatgcAGCAGGGCCAGATGATGCCCGGCCAGCAGCCTGGACAACCAGGACAGGCGGGCCAGCCCGGTCAGCCGGGTCAGCCTGGCCAAATGCCCGGGGCCCAGAAGAAACCGCGCTACTTTGTGGCCATGTTCGACTACGACCCATCCACGATGAGTCCCAATCCCGACGGCTGCGACGAAGAGCTGCCCTTCCAGGAGGGCGACACGATCAAG GTATTTGGTGATAAGGATGCGGATGGCTTCTACTGGGGCGAGCTGCGTGGTCGCCGGGGCTATGTGCCGCACAACATGGTCTCCGAGGTGGAGGACACCACTGCCTCCATGACGGCCGGCGGACAGATGCCTGGTCAGATGGGCCAGAGTCAGGGAGTCGGCGTGGGTGGCACCGCCCAGGTGATGCCCGGCCAGGGAGCTCCGCAGCAGAGTATGAGGAACGTGAGCCGCGACCGGTGGGGCGACATCTACGCCAACATGCCGGTGAAGCGGATGATCGCCCTCTACGACTACGATCCCCAGGAGTTGAGTCCCAACGTGGATGCCGAG CGGCGGGAAAGTCAAGCAGGAGGTGGTCTAATGGGTGGTATATTCGGCAGCTTAGGTTTTACTCAACATGTTGTGGCTCCCAAAGAGAGAGAAGTAACTACAAATTAA